From the genome of Palaemon carinicauda isolate YSFRI2023 chromosome 6, ASM3689809v2, whole genome shotgun sequence, one region includes:
- the Hen1 gene encoding small RNA 2'-O-methyltransferase, translated as METKEKLKFVDENIGVLEISESSIVFTPPLYRQRYQKVKEKIESYSQGTYSKVLDLGCSDLKFFRYLRDVSGVKEIVVLDKDEATLKDNIHHLKPMLGDFIMLRTEPLTVKAVCGDATVYNPVMKDSQVVTMIELIEHMYPSELPRLVDNVFKRLRPKLVIVTTPNSDFNQYIPDFVPGTFRHWDHKFEWSGEEFRNWCHGIIQDTSYYSVQISGCGLGPHDTYCTQMAVFIRSTSDIEESLALALNSVALDSKGNFENDQLLNCHYDILVPRESSQIISEVSYPVDSRTAEEKDRHFILHRFHSLVNYLQLGEGNQNYCLDWRNGVEEKNKNGECDGNSDHCDWSPIPLNGDHHNSKKDFGPPIFHCLHVNKEEEIKKSSGTNEYTFPIVRQRYAIIDMVSLSAWINLEAEREIPFNLIRSTVEQECYDCRGDGETWQGKTVLWHDSSEEEEKREGEDTVDVNHYKILSEYDENQWACDTWEDLNSIPPPVKQAEEDWEWGDSDTPRGSAWGS; from the exons ATGGAaaccaaagaaaaattgaaatttgTGGATGAAAATATTGGTGTATTGGAGATATCGGAAAGTTCCATTGTGTTCACACCTCCACTGTATAGACAACGTTATCAGAAGGTCAAGGAAAAAATTGAAAGTTACAGCCAAGGGACTTATTCAAAG GTTCTCGATCTTGGATGCTCGGATCTGAAATTCTTCCGGTATCTTCGTGATGTCTCTGGGGTGAAAGAAATTGTGGTGCTTGATAAGGATGAAGCCACCTTAAAA gaCAATATTCATCATTTGAAGCCAATGTTAGGGGATTTCATCATGTTACGGACAGAACCCCTCACTGTAAAAGCTGTTTGTGGTGATGCAACCGTCTATAACCCTGTaatgaaagattcccaagttgttACTATGATTGAGCT AATAGAACACATGTATCCTTCAGAACTTCCTCGCCTAGTTGACAATGTGTTCAAGAGGTTGAGACCAAAGCTTGTCATTGTTACAACTCCAAATTCAGATTTTAATCAGTATATCCCAGACTTTGTTCCTGGAACATTTCGACATTGGGACCACAAGTTTGAATGGAGTGGAGAGGAATTCAGAAATTG GTGCCATGGAATAATTCAAGACACCTCCTATTACAGTGTACAGATATCTGGATGTGGTCTTGGACCACACGATACATATTGTACACAAATGGCTGTTTTCATTCGATCGACATCTGACATTGAAGAATCTTTAGCTTTGGCTCTGAATAGTGTTGCTCTAGACAGCAAGGGAAATTTTGAAAATGATCAACTGTTGAATTGTCATTATGATATATTGGTGCCGAGAGAAAGTTCACAAATAATATCTGAAGTATCGTACCCAGTTGATAGCCGTACAGCAGAAGAAAAAGACAGGCATTTCATTCTTCACAGATTTCATTCTCTAGTCAACTATCTCCAGTTGGGTGAAGGCAATCAAAATTATTGTTTAGACTGGAGAAATGGAGTAGAGGAGAAAAATAAGAATGGAGAATGTGACGGCAACAGTGACCACTGTGATTGGTCGCCAATACCCTTAAATGGTGATCACCATAACTCAAAGAAAGACTTTGGCCCTCCAATTTTTCATTGTCTTCATGTTAATAAAGAAGAAGAGATAAAGAAGAGCTCCGGTACAAATGAATATACATTTCCTATAGTTAGACAAAGATATGCAATTATAGACATGGTGTCTCTTTCAGCATGGATAAATTTAGAAGCTGAGAGAGAAATACCATTTAATTTGATAAG ATCTACAGTTGAACAAGAATGCTATGATTGTAGGGGAGATGGTGAAACATGGCAAGGAAAGACTGTCTTGTGGCATGACTCCTCAGAAGAGGAAGAAAAGAGGGAAGGGGAGGACACCGTTGATGTCAATCATTACAAGATTTTATCTGAATATGATGAAAACCAATGGGCATGTGACACTTGGGAGGATTTGAACAGCATTCCTCCACCAGTGAAACAGGCCGAGGAAGACTGGGAATGGGGCGATTCTGATACACCTCGTGGTTCAGCATGGGGTTCTTGA